A single region of the Novosphingobium sp. SL115 genome encodes:
- a CDS encoding adenylosuccinate synthase — MANVTVIGAQWGDEGKGKIVDWLASRADAVVRFQGGHNAGHTLVVGEQVYKLSLLPSGIVTGTLSIIGNGVVLDPWALKAEIEKLTGQGVAINAENFAIADNCPLILPLHRDLDGLREQAAGSGKIGTTGRGIGPAYEDKVGRRAIRVCDLAHLDALDAQLDRLCAHHDALRAGFGQPPVDREALLTELREIAPYVLQFAQPVWKRLNQVRKAGARILFEGAQGVLLDVDHGTYPFVTSSNTVSGTAASGSGLGPSSTGFVLGIVKAYTTRVGSGPFPTELEDETGQRLGERGHEFGTVTGRKRRCGWFDAVLVRQSCAISGVTGIALTKLDVLDGFEKVKICTGYRLRGKVLDYFPAHAADQAEVEPIYEEMDGWVGTTAGARSWADLPAQAIKYIQRVQELIETPVALVSTSPEREDTILVRDPFVD, encoded by the coding sequence ATGGCCAACGTAACCGTAATTGGTGCCCAGTGGGGCGATGAAGGCAAAGGCAAGATCGTTGACTGGCTGGCCAGCCGCGCCGACGCCGTCGTCCGTTTTCAGGGCGGCCATAACGCAGGCCACACGCTGGTCGTGGGCGAACAGGTTTACAAGCTTTCGCTGCTGCCTTCGGGCATCGTCACCGGCACGCTTTCGATCATCGGCAACGGCGTGGTGCTCGATCCGTGGGCGCTGAAGGCTGAAATCGAAAAGCTGACCGGCCAAGGCGTTGCCATCAATGCCGAAAACTTTGCCATTGCCGACAATTGCCCGCTGATCCTGCCGCTGCACCGCGATCTGGACGGCCTGCGTGAACAGGCCGCCGGTTCGGGCAAGATCGGCACCACCGGTCGCGGTATTGGCCCTGCCTATGAAGACAAGGTTGGCCGCCGCGCCATCCGCGTGTGCGATCTTGCGCATCTTGACGCGCTGGATGCGCAGCTTGACCGGCTGTGCGCCCACCACGACGCGCTGCGCGCGGGCTTTGGCCAGCCGCCGGTGGATCGTGAGGCATTGCTGACAGAATTGCGCGAAATCGCGCCCTATGTTCTCCAGTTTGCCCAGCCCGTGTGGAAGCGCCTGAACCAGGTGCGCAAAGCGGGCGCGCGCATTCTGTTCGAAGGTGCGCAGGGTGTGCTGCTGGACGTTGACCACGGCACTTATCCGTTCGTCACCTCGTCCAACACCGTTTCGGGCACCGCGGCATCGGGTTCGGGCCTTGGGCCCAGCTCAACCGGCTTCGTGCTGGGCATCGTCAAGGCCTATACCACCCGCGTCGGTTCCGGCCCCTTCCCCACCGAACTGGAAGACGAAACCGGCCAGCGTCTGGGCGAACGTGGCCATGAATTTGGCACCGTCACCGGCCGCAAGCGCCGCTGTGGCTGGTTCGACGCCGTGCTGGTGCGCCAGTCCTGCGCCATTTCGGGCGTGACCGGCATTGCGCTGACCAAGCTCGACGTGCTGGACGGCTTTGAAAAGGTGAAGATCTGCACCGGCTATCGCCTGCGTGGAAAGGTGCTGGATTACTTCCCCGCCCACGCCGCCGATCAGGCCGAGGTCGAACCGATCTACGAAGAAATGGACGGTTGGGTCGGCACCACTGCCGGCGCGCGTTCGTGGGCCGATCTGCCCGCACAGGCGATCAAGTATATCCAACGCGTGCAGGAATTGATCGAAACGCCCGTCGCGCTGGTTTCGACCAGCCCTGAACGCGAAGATACCATCCTCGTGCGCGATCCGTTCGTCGACTGA
- a CDS encoding L,D-transpeptidase family protein, giving the protein MLGGGAALGLASVFWPDGAVPARAQDIRAEDVASVRVEKSARRLLLLDGQDRILREYSGIQLGDAPVGHKQFEGDERTPEGRYVIDHGNPASAYHLSLHISYPNARDRAFAESRGRSPGGQIFIHGQPNGLPAGKLPGDWTDGCIALSNAEIEQLWSLVGDGTPIEITP; this is encoded by the coding sequence ATGCTTGGCGGCGGCGCGGCGCTTGGTCTGGCCAGCGTGTTCTGGCCCGACGGCGCAGTTCCGGCCCGCGCGCAGGACATCCGTGCCGAAGATGTGGCCAGTGTGCGCGTGGAAAAGTCTGCCCGCCGCCTTTTGTTGCTTGATGGGCAAGACCGCATATTGCGCGAATATTCGGGCATTCAGCTTGGCGATGCGCCCGTGGGGCACAAGCAGTTTGAAGGTGACGAACGCACGCCCGAAGGCCGCTATGTGATCGACCATGGCAACCCGGCCAGCGCTTATCACCTGTCGCTTCACATATCCTATCCCAACGCGCGTGACCGTGCCTTTGCCGAGTCGCGCGGGCGTTCACCGGGCGGGCAGATTTTCATTCACGGTCAGCCCAATGGATTACCGGCAGGAAAATTGCCGGGCGACTGGACCGATGGCTGCATTGCCCTGTCCAACGCAGAAATCGAACAATTGTGGTCACTTGTGGGCGATGGCACGCCAATAGAGATTACGCCTTGA
- a CDS encoding MarR family transcriptional regulator, which yields MGQTVAQFEYGADNMPPDDVALLRPHSPLACAIFADRGYVRAEMAEDAAAAGLRVARTGMLEALADPASDHHKLLGDIVLVDCPVAEGADLAALARLDQYAAQSGTQLVVSTSIGSLDDVFGCLDQSDAQILVSPSRADRVIALGQVLTGGTARVRELSDHDRMSIIHLTQQVSQIAQKLERLSGDAGSAPFSGDFTPSARVGEGSAFAFDGDGARDPASQRLVNPHASGAPAARRARPPLPDPRLVRKIVRQRQKRARFFEGELFADPAWDMLLDLTAARAEHKRVSVTSLCIASGVPPTTALRWIGQMSDAGLFCRAEDETDRRRAFITLSDKAADGMAQYFAEIGRDILAL from the coding sequence ATGGGGCAGACCGTGGCACAGTTCGAATATGGGGCTGATAATATGCCCCCGGATGATGTCGCCCTGCTGCGCCCGCATTCGCCGCTGGCCTGCGCGATCTTTGCCGACCGCGGCTATGTTCGGGCGGAAATGGCAGAAGATGCCGCCGCGGCAGGGTTGCGGGTGGCGCGCACAGGCATGCTTGAAGCGCTGGCCGACCCGGCATCGGACCATCACAAGTTGCTGGGTGATATCGTGCTTGTCGATTGCCCCGTGGCTGAAGGCGCTGATCTGGCCGCACTGGCGCGGTTGGATCAATACGCCGCGCAAAGTGGAACACAGCTTGTCGTTTCGACCAGCATTGGATCGCTGGATGATGTGTTCGGCTGCCTCGATCAGTCAGATGCGCAAATTCTGGTCAGCCCCAGCCGGGCGGACCGGGTGATCGCACTGGGACAGGTGCTAACCGGCGGAACCGCTCGCGTGCGCGAACTTTCCGACCATGATCGCATGTCCATCATTCACCTGACCCAGCAGGTCAGTCAGATTGCGCAAAAGCTGGAGCGACTGTCAGGCGATGCAGGCAGCGCACCTTTTTCGGGCGATTTCACGCCATCGGCCCGTGTGGGCGAAGGATCGGCCTTTGCCTTTGACGGCGATGGTGCGCGCGACCCTGCCAGCCAGCGGCTTGTCAACCCGCACGCTTCGGGTGCCCCTGCCGCACGGCGGGCCCGCCCGCCATTGCCCGATCCGCGTCTCGTGCGCAAAATCGTGCGCCAGCGCCAGAAGCGGGCGCGCTTCTTTGAAGGGGAACTGTTTGCCGACCCGGCTTGGGACATGTTGCTCGATCTCACCGCCGCACGCGCCGAACACAAGCGGGTTTCGGTCACTTCGCTGTGCATTGCATCGGGCGTGCCCCCCACCACCGCGCTACGCTGGATCGGGCAGATGAGCGATGCGGGCCTGTTCTGCCGGGCCGAAGATGAAACCGACCGGCGCCGCGCCTTCATCACCCTGTCAGACAAGGCGGCAGATGGCATGGCGCAATATTTTGCCGAGATCGGGAGAGATATTCTGGCGCTGTAG
- a CDS encoding cupin domain-containing protein, producing the protein MTEAAQTVRSFIDLRAFAAGTDLLAAEGDGAWATNRRDLSLAPGPVTVSVLRLSGEGAQAALVADEFAIVLDGELQIATDAAVLNVTAGRSAVIPAGQAFGWTARMATTVVVMRCASGPAGAEQIVPIDESAALVPSGAPLAELLVGPTPSCRNFTDYRSDNGEFVCGTWDSTPYHRRAMRYGHFELMHLLQGAVTFVDGAGREATFAEGDVFLVEQAAECSWESRVHVKKVYAIYRPA; encoded by the coding sequence ATGACCGAAGCCGCGCAGACCGTCCGCTCTTTCATAGACCTGCGCGCATTTGCCGCAGGAACCGATCTTCTGGCCGCTGAGGGGGATGGTGCATGGGCCACCAACCGCCGCGATCTGTCACTCGCCCCAGGCCCGGTTACCGTATCGGTGCTGCGTCTTTCGGGCGAAGGTGCGCAGGCCGCGTTGGTGGCGGATGAATTTGCCATTGTGCTGGATGGTGAACTGCAAATTGCCACAGACGCTGCCGTGCTGAATGTGACGGCCGGACGCAGTGCGGTGATCCCTGCCGGGCAGGCGTTTGGCTGGACAGCACGGATGGCGACTACGGTAGTCGTGATGCGCTGTGCCAGCGGGCCTGCGGGGGCGGAGCAGATCGTGCCGATTGATGAAAGCGCAGCACTTGTGCCCTCTGGCGCGCCGCTAGCCGAATTGCTGGTGGGGCCAACGCCATCATGCCGCAACTTTACCGATTATCGGTCCGACAATGGTGAATTCGTGTGCGGCACATGGGATTCCACACCCTATCATCGCCGCGCCATGCGCTATGGCCACTTTGAGTTGATGCACCTGTTGCAAGGCGCGGTAACTTTTGTCGACGGCGCCGGGCGCGAGGCGACTTTTGCCGAAGGCGATGTGTTTCTGGTGGAACAGGCTGCGGAATGTTCATGGGAAAGCCGCGTCCATGTAAAAAAGGTCTATGCGATCTACCGCCCGGCGTAG